A region of Solanum dulcamara chromosome 7, daSolDulc1.2, whole genome shotgun sequence DNA encodes the following proteins:
- the LOC129894869 gene encoding uncharacterized protein LOC129894869, with amino-acid sequence MSNDLNDKYKVTHSEDEDDPDLREQTHDEDDETSAHLLKAFGSAIDNTFQDEVQQIYEKNGLSPRGFRGQNFTWCNNRDKDARIWKRLDRAMVNDRCLESMPVITVTHLASTSFDHYPLLLECKDNHNNHIKYFKFLQYWVENKTFLDTVKTCWKRPIEGNPMRIFHLKLKRLANTLSNWSRQQYGDIYTTVKDFEEKIKQAEDDLIHDNSEGNRTKLNHVNAQYIRYLKIEQSILKQKTKLQWFKDGDMNSRYFHAIIIGRRRRLFNHKINDDQGNTIQGDQNIATAGKEVLIKEEFINCIPKSITE; translated from the exons ATGTCAAATGATCTTAATGATAAATACAAAGTTACTCActctgaagatgaagatgatccTGATCTAAGGGAACaaactcatgatgaggatgatgAAACAAGTGCCCATCTCTTGAAGGCATTTGGTTCTGCCATAGATAATACATTTCAGGATGAAGTGCAACAGATTTATGAGAAGAATGGTCTATCACCTAGGG GATTTCGTGGTCAAAACTTTACATGGTGTAATAACAGGGACAAGGATGCTAGAATATGGAAGAGATTGGATAGGGCCATGGTAAATGATAGATGCTTAGAGAGTATGCCTGTAATTACAGTGACTCATTTGGCTTCTACAAGTTTTGATCACTACCCCCTTTTACTTGAATGTAAGGATAATCACAATAACcacatcaaatatttcaagttcctTCAATATTGGGTGGAGAATAAAACATTCTTGGACACTGTTAAAACTTGTTGGAAAAGGCCAATTGAAGGAAACCCTATGAGAATATTCCACCTGAAGCTTAAGAGGCTAGCTAATACTCTTAGCAATTGGTCAAGACAACAATATGGTGACATATATACAACAGTcaaagattttgaagaaaaaataaagcaaGCAGAAGATGATCTCATTCATGACAACTCTGAGGGTAATAGAACCAAGCTCAACCATGTGAATGCTCAGTATATCAGATATCTGAAGATAGAACAGtccatccttaaacaaaaaactaaacttcagtggtttaaggatggAGATATGAATTCCAGATATTTCCATGCTATCATCataggaaggagaagaagactATTTAACCATAAAATCAATGATGACCAGGGCAATACcattcaaggtgatcagaatatTGCTACTGCTGGGAAAGAGGTGTTGATAAAAGAGGAATTCATTAATTGTATCCCCAAGAGCATCACAGAGTAA